One genomic segment of uncultured Desulfobacter sp. includes these proteins:
- a CDS encoding cold-shock protein: MANGTVKWFSETKGFGFIEVEDGGKDVFVHHSGINAQGFKTLNEGDQVTFDIEQGPKGPSAANVTVK, translated from the coding sequence ATGGCAAACGGTACAGTAAAGTGGTTCAGCGAAACTAAAGGTTTTGGTTTTATCGAAGTAGAAGATGGTGGAAAAGATGTCTTTGTTCATCATTCAGGCATTAACGCACAAGGTTTTAAGACCCTGAACGAAGGCGATCAGGTCACATTTGACATTGAACAGGGCCCCAAAGGGCCGTCTGCTGCAAACGTCACAGTGAAATAG